A single region of the Ornithorhynchus anatinus isolate Pmale09 chromosome 13, mOrnAna1.pri.v4, whole genome shotgun sequence genome encodes:
- the MEIG1 gene encoding meiosis expressed gene 1 protein homolog, with the protein MATPDVKPKSISRAKKWSDEIENLYRFQQAGYRDEIEYKQVRQVAMVDRWPETGYVKKLQRRDNTFYYYNKQRECEDKEVQKVKVYAY; encoded by the exons ATGGCCACCCCAGACGTCAAACCAAAATCAATAAGTCGTGCTAAGAAGTGGTCAGACGAGATAGAGAATCTGTACAGATTTCAGCAAGCAGGGTATCGAGATGAAATAGAATACAAACAAGTGAGACAAGTTGCTATG GTAGATCGTTGGCCAGAGACAGGGTATGTGAAGAAACTTCAGAGAAGAGACAATACTTTCTACTATTACAACAAACAGAGGGAATGCGAAGACAAAGAAGTCCAGAAAGTGAAAGTTTATGCTTATTAA